A genomic segment from Glycine max cultivar Williams 82 chromosome 1, Glycine_max_v4.0, whole genome shotgun sequence encodes:
- the LOC121174748 gene encoding secreted RxLR effector protein 161-like: MNDVGVLSYFLGLEFKKTESGILMHQSKYATEILKRFNMVECNSVATPTDASLVLEREGKEDKVDETEFKHIVGSLRYLCHSRPDLEFAIGLVSTYTKRPRIPHLLTAKRILRFIKGTINTGILFPNKDNNNSEELVGYTDADWGGDRDDRKSTIGYIFMYGATPISWSSKKQSIVALSTCEAKYVPATMSACQAVSLDTLLQELKIKESDGVKLFVDNK, from the coding sequence atgaatGATGTGGGGGTCCTATCCTACTTCCTTGGACTTGAATTCAAGAAGACTGAGAGTGGTATTTTGATGCACCAGAGCAAGTATGCAACAGAAATATTGAAGAGATTCAACATGGTTGAATGTAATTCAGTTGCAACACCAACTGACGCAAGTCTTGTACTTGAAAGGGAGGGCAAGGAAGATAAAGTCGATGAAACTGAGTTCAAACATATTGTTGGTTCTCTCAGGTACTTGTGTCATTCAAGACCTGATTTGGAATTTGCTATTGGACTGGTAAGTACATATACGAAAAGACCCAGAATTCCTCATCTCCTAACTGCTAAGAGGATTCTAAGGTTCATAAAAGGGACCATCAATACTGGAATTCTATTTCCAAATAAAGACAACAACAACTCAGAGGAATTAGTGGGATATACTGATGCGGATTGGGGAGGAGACAGAGATGACAGAAAGAGTACTATAGGTTACATATTCATGTATGGTGCAACACCAATATCATGGAGTTCTAAGAAGCAATCCATAGTGGCTTTATCAACATGTGAAGCTAAGTATGTTCCAGCTACAATGAGTGCTTGCCAAGCTGTCTCGTTGGACACATTattacaagaattaaaaatcAAGGAAAGTGATGGAGTGAAGCTTTTTGTGGATAATAAGTAA